The following proteins are co-located in the Desulfatitalea tepidiphila genome:
- a CDS encoding TetR family transcriptional regulator, producing MRIKDLVDRSGVSRTTIHFYIRCGLLHPPHKTGRTMGYYDESHLNRLRQITKIKKGSRLPIAFIKGQLALPENSVSIANSESNDKGSAITTKQKKKKRQEIIKSAIRVFSRRGYHHTKIEDITAPLGISTGTFYLYFANKRDLFMAVLDEVFNKIVNEATEAIKEEADFLDRMKIRGRVFYKEYTKCSEIINQLRAELSSDENWPERKIRKIYEGLASPVIKDIENEVEKGTIHRIDSDLLAYALTGLIEIMALRVSFDKKYNVNKIIEFIIDLALRPLLVESN from the coding sequence ATGAGAATAAAGGATTTGGTTGACCGATCAGGTGTTTCGCGAACTACTATTCACTTTTACATTCGATGCGGGCTACTTCACCCTCCTCATAAAACTGGCCGAACAATGGGGTACTACGATGAAAGCCATCTGAACCGCTTACGGCAAATTACAAAAATCAAGAAGGGTTCCCGTCTTCCTATCGCCTTTATAAAGGGACAATTAGCTCTGCCAGAAAACTCTGTTTCAATTGCGAACAGCGAGTCAAACGATAAAGGGTCAGCTATCACTACCAAGCAAAAGAAAAAAAAACGCCAGGAAATTATCAAAAGCGCAATTAGAGTCTTCAGTCGCAGAGGTTATCATCATACGAAAATAGAAGACATTACCGCGCCCTTGGGGATTTCTACCGGTACTTTTTACCTGTACTTTGCGAATAAACGAGACCTTTTTATGGCTGTTTTAGATGAAGTATTCAATAAAATAGTCAATGAGGCAACAGAGGCAATTAAAGAAGAGGCTGATTTTCTTGATCGAATGAAAATCAGAGGCAGAGTTTTTTACAAAGAATACACCAAATGCAGTGAAATAATAAACCAGTTAAGGGCAGAACTTTCAAGTGATGAAAATTGGCCGGAAAGAAAAATCCGAAAAATATACGAAGGCTTGGCAAGTCCAGTAATAAAGGATATTGAAAATGAGGTTGAAAAAGGAACCATTCACAGGATCGATTCCGATCTTCTGGCCTATGCACTTACTGGCTTAATTGAGATCATGGCATTGCGAGTGTCTTTCGATAAGAAATATAATGTGAACAAAATCATTGAATTTATAATCGATCTGGCTTTGAGGCCATTATTGGTAGAAAGCAACTGA
- a CDS encoding sulfatase-like hydrolase/transferase — protein sequence MEHDNLPASSISRRDFLRLTGLGVTALGLGASDALAGQAFASGNVTSPASDGLGGTGPYNIVFILTDQERFFRPGELPADFRLPAHERLMKQGTTFLNHRINSCVCTPSRSVLYTGRHIQHTKMFDNTNFPWIDSMSTDLRTIGDMLREAGYYTAYKGKWHLTKEFETVNELGSPTKIFTKEMEAYGFSDYIGVGDIIAHEQGGYRHDGIISAMSVSWLRSRAMDLSARGKPWFLAVNLVNPHDVMFIDTDRPGEPVQARNILGHVMPEPAHPLYAKQWAFDLPATYNQAIDAPGRPMAHADYLKSHDALVGNIANEDWRWRKRHNYYLNCMRDVDSHIVSLLDELDALGLASKTIVILTADHGDLDGAHRLHSKGATSYREQNNVPLIIRHPAYPGGKSCKAVTSHLDIAPTLVGLTSSDANKKAAITKGLPGKDFSSLLAAPEKAGQAAIRDGLLFCYNMFAYVDGEFLQRAVGILLQPDGKEKLKKAVSSGAMRPDLSKRGAIRSVFDGRYQFNRYFSPKQHNRPQTLDELFKLNDVELFDLENDPLELDNLALDRKKYQNLLESMNSKLNALIDKEVGEDIGQMLPGGIDGGWVVTPAVYDM from the coding sequence ATGGAACACGATAATCTGCCGGCCAGTTCGATTTCTCGAAGAGACTTTTTACGCCTAACAGGTTTAGGCGTCACGGCCCTGGGCCTTGGCGCCAGTGACGCTCTGGCCGGCCAGGCTTTCGCTTCAGGCAATGTGACGAGCCCTGCCAGCGATGGATTAGGGGGCACGGGCCCCTACAACATTGTGTTCATTCTCACCGACCAGGAGCGCTTTTTCCGGCCCGGTGAACTGCCCGCGGACTTTCGCCTGCCCGCGCATGAACGGCTGATGAAGCAGGGGACGACCTTTTTGAACCACCGGATCAATTCCTGCGTGTGCACGCCGTCACGCTCAGTGCTCTATACCGGTCGCCACATCCAGCACACCAAAATGTTCGACAATACGAATTTCCCTTGGATTGACAGCATGTCGACCGATCTGCGTACGATTGGAGACATGCTTCGGGAGGCGGGCTACTACACGGCCTACAAGGGTAAGTGGCATCTTACCAAGGAGTTTGAGACCGTCAACGAACTCGGGTCGCCGACCAAGATTTTCACCAAAGAGATGGAGGCCTACGGCTTTTCCGACTACATCGGCGTAGGCGACATTATCGCGCACGAGCAGGGCGGCTACCGACACGATGGCATCATTTCCGCCATGAGCGTCAGCTGGCTGCGCAGCCGCGCCATGGATCTTTCCGCTCGGGGCAAACCATGGTTTCTGGCCGTGAACCTTGTCAATCCGCATGACGTCATGTTCATCGATACCGACCGGCCGGGCGAGCCCGTTCAGGCTCGGAACATACTCGGTCACGTCATGCCGGAGCCGGCCCACCCATTGTACGCCAAACAATGGGCCTTCGATCTGCCCGCGACATACAATCAAGCAATCGACGCTCCCGGGCGGCCAATGGCGCATGCGGACTACCTCAAATCGCACGACGCGCTGGTCGGCAACATAGCGAACGAGGATTGGCGCTGGCGCAAACGGCACAACTACTATCTGAACTGCATGCGCGATGTCGATAGCCACATTGTTTCGTTGCTCGATGAACTCGACGCGCTCGGACTCGCCTCCAAAACGATCGTCATCCTGACCGCCGACCACGGCGATCTTGATGGCGCGCATCGCCTGCACTCCAAGGGTGCGACATCCTACCGTGAGCAAAATAACGTGCCTCTGATCATTCGGCACCCTGCATATCCGGGAGGTAAAAGCTGCAAGGCGGTGACGTCGCACCTCGACATCGCACCTACCCTGGTGGGCCTGACGAGCTCGGATGCCAACAAGAAAGCCGCCATAACGAAAGGCCTCCCCGGAAAAGATTTTTCATCTCTGCTTGCCGCGCCGGAGAAGGCTGGCCAGGCGGCCATCCGCGACGGGCTGCTTTTCTGCTATAATATGTTCGCTTATGTCGACGGTGAATTTCTCCAAAGGGCTGTTGGTATTCTTCTGCAGCCCGATGGGAAAGAAAAGCTCAAAAAAGCAGTTAGTTCCGGCGCCATGCGGCCCGACCTTTCAAAGCGCGGCGCGATCCGTAGTGTTTTCGACGGCCGCTACCAGTTCAATCGGTATTTCTCTCCCAAACAACACAACCGCCCGCAGACACTTGATGAGCTGTTTAAATTGAACGACGTCGAGCTGTTCGATCTCGAAAACGATCCGCTGGAACTTGACAATCTGGCGCTTGACCGGAAGAAATATCAGAACCTGCTCGAATCGATGAATTCCAAACTGAATGCATTGATTGACAAGGAGGTCGGCGAGGACATCGGTCAGATGCTGCCAGGAGGAATTGACGGCGGGTGGGTGGTCACGCCCGCTGTTTACGATATGTAA
- a CDS encoding MarR family winged helix-turn-helix transcriptional regulator: MELKDKDLNLKCWEVAGTCVAGNLRRVSRAIAKVYDEALRPSGLRGTQFNLMTAIILMGPVTISKLAEALVMDRTTLTRNLGPLQKQGLVDISTGDDQRIRIVAVSREGKHVYQSALSLWDKVQNEIAGKLGKDRIRSLLADLKAAAKVVG; this comes from the coding sequence ATGGAACTCAAAGACAAAGACCTTAACCTTAAATGCTGGGAAGTCGCCGGTACATGTGTGGCAGGCAATTTACGTAGAGTATCGCGGGCGATTGCCAAGGTTTATGATGAGGCGTTGAGGCCCTCTGGGCTGCGGGGGACCCAGTTCAATTTAATGACGGCCATCATTTTAATGGGTCCGGTGACCATTTCAAAGCTGGCCGAGGCGCTGGTGATGGACAGAACCACTCTTACCCGCAACCTTGGGCCTCTCCAGAAACAGGGGCTGGTTGATATCTCCACGGGTGATGATCAGCGCATCCGTATAGTGGCGGTGAGCCGTGAAGGCAAGCATGTATACCAGAGCGCACTGTCTTTATGGGATAAAGTGCAAAACGAAATTGCAGGCAAACTGGGGAAAGATCGAATTAGGTCACTGCTGGCGGATCTGAAAGCTGCAGCTAAGGTTGTTGGGTAA
- a CDS encoding MATE family efflux transporter, with amino-acid sequence MNHQLDFSTLKGPSMGEQASALQKNLYVDSVPARERPDRTLTEDLLEGPILPMLIRLASPNVLAFFIQSMVSIAEVWYVGHLGTLSLASLALVFPLLMLMQMLSGGALGGAVASSVARSIGSGHIDRAQTLVWHALVLALAGAGLCSALYFLFGQSFLKLLGGRGEILIGAQAYAVVLFSGCVLIWTTNILASIYRGMGDMKSPSAALVLGVFIQIPLSGALILGWGPFPRLGVPGAAVSAVCSAAIMTTILLWPLIFRNLVVNIRLSGLHLKKDLFRDILRVGLPASVSPLLSVLTIVCITSLVSRFGPAALAGYGIGARLEFLLIPLIFGIGAALTAMVGVNMGAGKLNRALRIGWTGAAAAGLLAGGIGLVVAVRPEWWVGLYTADPEVVASGSLYLRVVGGMYVFQGVGLSLYFASQGAGTVFWPVAAGVLRVIVAVGGAMVAVLLLDMGLKTLLFLTAAGMLIFGSVTALSILCGAWGKLRS; translated from the coding sequence TTGAATCATCAACTCGATTTTTCAACTCTGAAGGGGCCGTCGATGGGTGAGCAGGCATCAGCATTACAGAAAAATCTTTACGTAGATTCGGTTCCCGCCCGAGAGCGGCCGGATAGGACCTTGACCGAAGATCTTCTTGAAGGGCCGATTCTACCAATGTTGATCCGCCTGGCAAGTCCAAATGTGTTGGCTTTTTTCATCCAATCCATGGTTAGCATCGCCGAAGTCTGGTACGTTGGGCATTTAGGCACCCTCTCTCTAGCGAGTTTGGCCCTTGTGTTTCCCTTGTTGATGCTGATGCAGATGTTATCTGGTGGCGCGCTCGGTGGAGCAGTGGCATCCTCGGTTGCTCGATCCATCGGGTCTGGGCACATCGATCGGGCGCAAACACTCGTCTGGCATGCCCTGGTGCTGGCATTGGCGGGTGCCGGTCTTTGCAGCGCACTCTATTTTTTATTTGGGCAAAGCTTCCTAAAACTGCTGGGAGGCCGCGGCGAAATTTTGATTGGGGCCCAAGCGTACGCGGTCGTCCTATTTTCAGGTTGCGTTCTGATTTGGACCACCAACATCCTTGCCAGTATATACCGCGGCATGGGAGACATGAAATCCCCCTCCGCAGCCCTGGTGCTGGGCGTCTTTATTCAGATCCCGTTATCCGGCGCACTGATCCTCGGGTGGGGGCCTTTCCCACGCCTGGGCGTTCCTGGCGCGGCGGTATCAGCTGTCTGTTCGGCCGCAATCATGACCACGATCTTGCTTTGGCCTCTGATCTTCCGAAATCTCGTGGTTAATATTCGTTTGTCAGGCCTTCACCTGAAAAAGGATCTATTCAGGGATATCCTGCGAGTCGGCCTTCCGGCATCCGTCTCTCCTTTGCTTTCGGTATTGACCATTGTGTGCATCACCAGTCTGGTCAGCCGTTTTGGTCCGGCCGCCCTGGCCGGCTACGGAATCGGTGCCCGCCTGGAATTCTTATTAATTCCGTTGATTTTCGGAATCGGGGCTGCACTGACCGCCATGGTTGGTGTGAACATGGGCGCAGGGAAACTAAATCGGGCGTTGCGCATTGGATGGACCGGAGCGGCCGCGGCCGGATTGTTGGCAGGCGGCATCGGTCTGGTCGTTGCAGTGCGGCCGGAATGGTGGGTGGGGTTGTATACCGCAGACCCGGAGGTGGTCGCATCCGGCTCACTGTATCTCAGAGTCGTAGGCGGCATGTATGTGTTCCAAGGGGTCGGGCTCTCTCTTTACTTCGCCTCTCAGGGCGCCGGAACAGTGTTCTGGCCGGTTGCGGCCGGTGTCCTGCGTGTGATTGTCGCCGTGGGTGGCGCAATGGTGGCTGTTTTGCTGCTGGACATGGGTTTGAAGACACTCTTGTTTCTGACTGCCGCGGGAATGCTCATTTTCGGCTCTGTTACCGCGCTGTCGATCCTTTGCGGCGCATGGGGAAAGCTCCGTTCGTAA
- a CDS encoding 4Fe-4S binding protein, whose protein sequence is MNRNVISSNEVKNICLEAGADAVGLVEIERKAIDAERAGIQRVYSKTKSIISFMRAANRENVRSQARYVANDELHRTGDEVTEISRRVIRQLNRLGVRGAYVNESWPMDMNRWPGKLWDVGHKTMAVEAGLGHMGLNRLVLHPIYGACVSLNTLLIDTEADEYDQALEKSPCIDCKLCAAICPTGAISINKPFDAMACMTHCYRENMVGFQDWIDAMISSNSLDEYLKRFRQDETGSMWQSLAFKIQWKCGYCMAVCPAGNEVVDYFMKDRKGYLQEVFNPLKERKEPVYVLQGSQAEKTAAKHSAKEVRIVKSVIKRPLP, encoded by the coding sequence ATGAATCGCAATGTCATATCCAGCAATGAAGTGAAGAATATATGCCTGGAAGCAGGTGCGGATGCCGTTGGGCTTGTTGAAATCGAACGCAAAGCAATCGATGCAGAACGAGCCGGAATTCAGCGGGTGTATTCAAAGACGAAAAGTATCATTTCATTTATGCGCGCTGCCAATCGAGAAAACGTTCGAAGTCAAGCGCGGTACGTTGCCAATGACGAGCTTCACCGAACGGGTGATGAGGTTACGGAGATTTCGCGGCGTGTCATTCGACAGTTGAACCGACTGGGGGTACGCGGCGCATATGTCAATGAATCCTGGCCTATGGATATGAACAGGTGGCCGGGAAAATTGTGGGATGTAGGCCATAAGACCATGGCTGTTGAGGCGGGTCTGGGTCACATGGGTTTGAACCGCTTGGTTCTTCATCCCATTTATGGCGCCTGTGTTTCCCTGAATACCCTTTTGATCGACACCGAAGCAGATGAGTATGATCAAGCGCTTGAAAAGAGCCCTTGCATCGACTGCAAGCTCTGTGCAGCCATTTGTCCGACCGGGGCCATAAGCATCAACAAACCATTTGATGCAATGGCTTGTATGACGCACTGCTACAGGGAGAACATGGTTGGCTTTCAAGACTGGATCGATGCAATGATTTCTTCGAACAGCCTTGATGAATACCTAAAGCGATTCAGGCAAGACGAGACCGGGAGCATGTGGCAGTCCCTGGCATTCAAAATTCAATGGAAATGTGGATACTGCATGGCTGTCTGTCCCGCAGGCAACGAGGTTGTGGATTACTTCATGAAAGACCGCAAAGGTTACCTGCAAGAGGTATTTAATCCCCTGAAGGAACGCAAGGAGCCTGTCTATGTGCTGCAGGGCAGTCAAGCCGAAAAAACGGCTGCAAAGCATAGCGCAAAAGAAGTGCGGATCGTTAAATCCGTTATAAAGAGACCCCTTCCATGA
- a CDS encoding SDR family oxidoreductase, whose amino-acid sequence MDLGLKHKGVIVMAASSGLGKAIACEFAREQARVMLFSSSEEKLRKSRADIEAETGNKPEYCVGDITKARDIKQMVAAAVEKFGGVYVLVNNTGGPPAGTFDTFDDDDWQRAYELTLLSYIRAVREVLPHMRAAGGGRILCSTSSSIKAVLDNLILSNTFRSGVAGLAKTLSQELGKDGILVNVIGPGRIDTPRIEQLDKIRADRTGVSKEELQQNTFKTIPLGRYGRPEEYGKVAVFLCSQANTYTTGQSILVDGGLIKAV is encoded by the coding sequence GTGGATTTAGGATTAAAGCACAAAGGCGTGATCGTCATGGCCGCAAGTTCAGGTCTCGGGAAGGCGATTGCATGTGAATTTGCCCGTGAGCAGGCCAGGGTAATGCTTTTCAGTTCATCAGAGGAAAAACTGAGAAAGTCCCGAGCCGATATAGAGGCCGAAACCGGCAACAAACCGGAATATTGTGTCGGAGACATTACCAAAGCCCGGGACATCAAGCAGATGGTAGCGGCCGCTGTCGAGAAATTCGGCGGGGTCTATGTCCTGGTGAACAATACCGGCGGCCCTCCAGCCGGTACGTTCGATACTTTTGACGATGATGACTGGCAGCGGGCCTATGAGCTGACCCTGCTTTCCTACATCCGTGCCGTCCGTGAGGTATTGCCCCATATGCGGGCTGCCGGAGGCGGCCGCATCCTGTGCTCGACCTCCTCTTCCATCAAGGCGGTTCTGGACAACCTGATTTTGTCAAATACCTTTAGAAGCGGCGTGGCCGGTCTGGCCAAAACCCTTTCCCAGGAACTGGGAAAGGATGGCATTCTGGTCAATGTGATTGGCCCAGGACGCATCGATACACCGCGTATCGAGCAGCTCGATAAAATCCGGGCTGACAGAACAGGGGTTTCCAAGGAAGAATTACAGCAAAACACCTTTAAGACCATTCCCCTGGGGCGCTACGGAAGACCGGAAGAGTATGGGAAGGTAGCAGTATTTCTTTGTTCCCAGGCGAACACATACACTACCGGACAGTCCATCCTGGTGGACGGCGGCCTTATCAAGGCGGTCTAA
- a CDS encoding fumarylacetoacetate hydrolase family protein: MRLATINIKGLETAAIVQNSHAFVIAAINEALGMNWQTDLLSILRHDQIRLLNTWYRDGGMTRIDSLYEAAIPLAQARFAPLYRNPRKIFGIGLNYVDHAADLNEKAPSTEPASFFKPDTTIIGAGDEIRIPLQSKRTTAEAELGIIFGKECRDVPLENWLEVVAGFTTILDMTAEDILARNPRYLTLSKSFETFFCFGPQLVTPDEIEDVMALKVATIHNGDVHGENVVANMTFRPDFLVSFHSQVMKMYPGDIISTGTPRAVRIRHGDRVACRIDGFAPLECPVVDKKENHQ, translated from the coding sequence ATGAGATTGGCAACCATAAACATCAAGGGGTTGGAGACGGCCGCCATTGTCCAGAACAGTCACGCTTTCGTCATTGCCGCCATCAACGAGGCCCTGGGAATGAACTGGCAGACTGATCTTCTCTCCATTCTACGGCATGATCAAATCCGGTTGCTCAACACATGGTACAGGGACGGCGGCATGACCCGGATTGACTCCCTCTACGAGGCGGCGATTCCCCTTGCCCAGGCCAGGTTCGCGCCGCTTTACCGGAATCCCAGAAAAATCTTCGGTATCGGCCTGAATTACGTGGATCATGCCGCCGATCTGAACGAAAAGGCACCGAGCACGGAACCGGCCAGTTTCTTTAAGCCGGACACCACCATCATCGGCGCCGGAGACGAGATAAGGATCCCTCTGCAGTCCAAACGGACCACCGCGGAAGCGGAATTGGGGATCATTTTCGGAAAGGAGTGCCGGGATGTCCCGCTTGAGAACTGGCTGGAAGTTGTCGCAGGATTTACCACCATCCTCGATATGACCGCTGAGGATATCCTCGCCAGAAATCCACGGTACCTGACCTTGTCCAAGAGTTTCGAAACTTTTTTCTGCTTCGGCCCCCAACTGGTCACACCGGACGAGATCGAGGACGTCATGGCGCTTAAGGTCGCTACGATCCATAACGGTGACGTCCATGGGGAAAATGTGGTGGCCAACATGACCTTTCGCCCGGATTTCCTGGTATCCTTCCACTCGCAGGTCATGAAAATGTATCCAGGCGACATCATCTCCACCGGTACTCCCCGGGCGGTGCGCATCAGGCACGGAGACAGGGTTGCCTGCCGGATAGACGGATTTGCGCCTCTGGAGTGCCCGGTGGTAGACAAAAAAGAAAACCATCAATGA
- a CDS encoding DUF6538 domain-containing protein — translation MQPIGRASSHLARNPYPYCFRLSVPIDLQRVIGKKEVRYSLKS, via the coding sequence TTGCAACCGATTGGCAGGGCATCAAGCCACCTTGCGAGAAATCCATACCCATATTGTTTCAGGTTAAGCGTACCGATTGACTTACAGCGGGTAATCGGCAAAAAGGAAGTTCGATATTCACTGAAATCTTGA
- a CDS encoding zinc-ribbon domain-containing protein, translated as MFITCQECNTTFRLDEALLKPTGSKVRCSQCRHVFLAYPPAPEEVEPFQEATVAPTMMSDEAPSAAPEAPEEAQELEGIDLAELDSLLEGDALQDTGPQEDVQLDVEEAPAVDDLPELDDADLELDFDAALALDDEPKAAPAIAESEASEEIDLDMDFSLDDDLASSADDTSAAVAEIDEALSLDDDFEAAKAPSEAGESIPESDLQLDLDLEGDIEDAAPEVQATETVEATGSAGDDLDLENLDFDLGDLPPEKEMAGEEPELTLAEEDSEPSLDELEPALETPVSAAAEAGEDQDLDLDIDFGDALESETGQGAESKEPELELALEPEKTGEPSGDDLDLSDLDSLLGGDEGKPAKADASEDLELELDLDDATGPQAAAEAPVEEELEDLEFELDKEFTDTPETAAAAVSEADEAVEEDDEIDLSDIEQMLEGDQISDRKPKPAEAFESDLDLDLGDDSGEIDLTEIESAIDAAESTTAGNTADQEADDEELELDLDLDDKPQVAAVSDDLGLDLSIEEDDTTKDDLDLDLDLELEGEGAVDKDQAVQVDDSELDLSDLSGLMEEPKKKSETINTGDIELEFEVEEEPEEPVSVEKKTIQPEKRTEEISIEEALAVPLVDEEAERVEKPAKPAKPKKPKKKTSKSLVVLLILILLGGIGYGAYYAVTQLGIEIPYLSEYIKPKPQDPAGTLNLSTLEINSKFIENGVSGRLFVITGKVRSGYSANREKIRLQGKLFTKGKVLVKTEYSYAGIQLDDQELATLPVEQIKQRLTAVSQAQTAATVLRPGQNLPFMVVFSELPPAEQLDEFAIELLSSVQAQ; from the coding sequence ATGTTTATTACCTGCCAGGAATGCAACACCACTTTTCGCCTAGACGAGGCCCTGTTGAAGCCCACGGGATCCAAGGTGCGTTGCTCGCAGTGCCGGCATGTGTTTTTAGCCTATCCTCCGGCGCCTGAAGAGGTCGAACCGTTTCAGGAGGCCACCGTAGCGCCGACGATGATGTCCGACGAGGCGCCATCTGCAGCACCCGAAGCGCCGGAAGAGGCCCAGGAGCTGGAAGGCATCGATCTGGCCGAGCTCGATTCTCTATTGGAGGGCGACGCGCTCCAGGATACCGGTCCGCAGGAAGATGTGCAGCTGGATGTGGAGGAGGCACCGGCCGTTGATGACCTGCCCGAGTTGGACGATGCAGATCTCGAGTTGGATTTTGACGCCGCCCTGGCCCTGGATGATGAACCGAAAGCTGCGCCGGCAATTGCCGAATCAGAGGCCAGCGAAGAGATAGACCTGGACATGGATTTCAGCCTTGATGATGATCTGGCATCCTCAGCGGATGACACCTCGGCCGCGGTTGCCGAAATCGATGAAGCCCTGTCACTCGATGACGATTTCGAGGCGGCAAAGGCACCTTCCGAAGCGGGCGAATCCATCCCGGAATCGGACCTGCAGCTGGATCTCGATTTGGAAGGGGATATCGAGGATGCGGCGCCAGAAGTCCAGGCCACGGAAACGGTGGAAGCCACCGGAAGCGCAGGCGATGATCTGGACCTGGAGAACCTCGATTTCGATCTCGGCGACCTCCCTCCCGAAAAGGAAATGGCCGGCGAAGAGCCCGAATTGACCCTGGCCGAAGAAGATTCCGAGCCGTCCTTGGATGAGTTGGAACCTGCCTTGGAAACCCCTGTATCCGCTGCGGCGGAGGCAGGCGAAGATCAGGATCTCGATCTGGATATTGATTTTGGCGATGCACTCGAATCGGAAACCGGGCAGGGCGCAGAAAGCAAGGAACCGGAATTGGAACTGGCGTTGGAGCCGGAAAAAACGGGCGAACCGTCTGGTGACGATCTCGACTTGTCAGACCTGGATTCGCTTCTGGGCGGCGACGAAGGCAAGCCTGCGAAAGCGGACGCTTCCGAAGATCTTGAGCTGGAGTTGGATCTGGACGATGCCACCGGGCCCCAAGCTGCTGCGGAAGCGCCGGTCGAAGAAGAACTGGAAGATCTCGAATTTGAACTCGACAAGGAGTTTACCGACACGCCGGAGACTGCAGCGGCTGCGGTGAGTGAAGCAGATGAGGCGGTCGAGGAGGATGATGAAATCGATCTCTCCGATATTGAACAGATGCTCGAAGGCGACCAGATATCGGACCGGAAACCCAAGCCGGCCGAGGCCTTTGAAAGTGATCTGGATCTGGATCTGGGCGACGATAGCGGCGAAATCGATCTGACCGAGATCGAATCGGCCATCGACGCCGCGGAAAGCACCACTGCGGGGAATACGGCCGACCAGGAAGCGGACGATGAGGAGCTGGAACTCGATCTCGACTTGGATGACAAACCGCAAGTGGCGGCGGTGTCCGATGATCTGGGCCTTGATCTATCCATCGAAGAGGATGATACGACCAAAGACGACCTCGACCTGGATCTGGACCTGGAACTCGAAGGTGAAGGCGCCGTTGATAAAGACCAGGCCGTCCAAGTGGATGACAGCGAACTCGACCTTTCGGATTTGAGCGGCCTGATGGAAGAGCCCAAGAAGAAATCCGAAACCATCAACACCGGTGATATCGAATTGGAATTCGAGGTCGAAGAAGAGCCCGAGGAGCCGGTCTCCGTCGAAAAGAAGACCATCCAACCGGAAAAACGCACAGAGGAAATCTCAATAGAAGAGGCGCTCGCGGTGCCGCTGGTTGACGAAGAAGCGGAAAGGGTCGAAAAGCCGGCCAAACCGGCCAAACCGAAGAAACCGAAAAAGAAAACAAGCAAGTCACTGGTTGTGTTGCTCATTTTGATCTTGCTGGGCGGCATTGGTTATGGCGCCTATTACGCGGTGACCCAACTGGGTATCGAAATTCCCTATCTCAGCGAGTACATCAAGCCCAAGCCGCAGGATCCGGCCGGCACACTCAACCTTTCCACCCTGGAGATCAACAGCAAATTCATCGAAAACGGAGTTTCCGGCAGGCTGTTCGTCATTACGGGCAAGGTGCGCAGCGGTTACAGTGCCAATCGTGAAAAAATCCGCTTGCAAGGCAAGTTGTTCACCAAGGGTAAAGTCCTGGTGAAAACCGAGTACAGCTACGCCGGCATCCAACTCGACGATCAGGAATTGGCCACATTGCCCGTAGAACAGATCAAACAGCGTCTTACCGCCGTTTCCCAGGCGCAAACCGCCGCCACGGTGCTACGGCCGGGCCAGAATCTGCCCTTCATGGTCGTGTTTTCGGAGCTGCCGCCTGCCGAGCAACTGGATGAATTTGCCATCGAATTGCTCAGCTCGGTGCAAGCGCAATAA
- the hpt gene encoding hypoxanthine phosphoribosyltransferase: MPELTLVLDQKSIAEKVAALAKQISSDYRNADLVVIGVLKGAFVFMADLIRHLNIDRMTVDFIRLASYGDKDHSNGHIDLLKDAETDLKGKDLLIVEDILDTGLTLAFLRDHLKSRQPRSVKACVLIDKCERRQVDIKADYVCHKVKEGFLVGYGLDYGEAYRNLPGIYHLNFNA; the protein is encoded by the coding sequence ATGCCGGAATTGACACTTGTTTTAGACCAAAAGAGCATCGCCGAAAAGGTGGCCGCACTAGCGAAACAAATCTCTTCCGACTACAGAAATGCCGATCTGGTCGTTATCGGGGTGCTGAAAGGTGCCTTCGTTTTCATGGCGGACCTGATCCGGCATTTGAATATCGACCGCATGACCGTGGATTTCATCAGACTGGCCAGCTATGGAGACAAGGATCACTCCAACGGCCACATCGACCTGCTTAAAGATGCCGAGACGGATCTCAAAGGCAAAGATCTCCTCATTGTTGAAGATATCCTCGATACGGGATTGACCCTGGCCTTTCTGCGCGACCATTTGAAAAGCAGGCAGCCCCGCTCGGTCAAAGCCTGCGTCCTGATTGATAAATGCGAACGCCGACAGGTCGATATCAAAGCCGATTATGTTTGCCACAAGGTCAAGGAAGGTTTTTTGGTGGGCTATGGTCTGGACTATGGGGAAGCCTACCGGAATCTGCCGGGGATCTACCATTTAAATTTTAATGCCTAA